The window AAGTCGTCGTCCTCGTCGCCGTCCTCGCTGGCGTCGTCCCGCAGGCCCTCCTCCTCGCGGACGCTCCGGATGTCCTCGACGCGCTTACGGACGCCCTCGACCGAGAGCGCCGAGGGCGCACACCACGCGTCGGCCACCCGCGCCGCCCGGCGGACCGCGGGTTTCGCGGACCCGCCGTACATGACCGGAACGTCCGACTCGGGTTTGGGCGTGACGCTCACGTCGGGCGACACGTCGTGGAACTCCGCGTCGTACTCCAGCGGCCCGTCGGACCACGCCGCCCGGAGGAGGTCGGTGGTGTCGCGCATCCGCTCGACGCGCTCCTCGCGCGGGACGCCGAACTGCTCGAACTCGTCGGGGTTCGACCCGATGGCGAGTCCGAGGGTGAGTCGGCCCTCCGAGAGCAGGTCCACCGTCGCGGCGTCCTCCGCGAGGCGGACCCCGTCGTAGAGCGGTGCCAGCGCGATGCAGGTACCGAGTTCGACTTGCTCGGTCTCGGCCGCCAGCGCCCCGAGCGTCGGCATCGTCGCCGAGAGGTAGCCGTCCTCCGCGAAGTGGTGTTCCGAGACCCACGCGCTGGCGAGGCCCGCGTCGTCGATGGCCCGGCCGAGCGTCAGCATCTCGTCGTAGATTTCGGTCATCGACCGCTCGTCGTCGGGTCGTCGCTGGCAGGTGAACAGTCCCGTCCCGATTTCCATACCCCGACGGTCGGCCGGGACCGTCTTAATGTTTTACGAGCGAGATGTTGGTGCGCTACGAACCGAAGAGAGCGCTGGCACGGAGAGCCGCCGGAGTCCCGTTCGTCGCCGAGGGTTCGGCCGAGTCCCGTCTCAGTCCCCGGTCTCGTCTTTCTGGACGGTCTCCCGGCCGATGAACCGGGGCCGCTCGTCGATGGCGAGGAAGTTGTCCACGTCCTCGCGGGCCTCCTTCGCCTTGCCCCTGTCGGGGTCGTAGTCGCGGCTTCCCTCGCTACCGAGTGCGTCGTGGAGGTCCTCGAGGTCCTCGAAGTAGAGTTCGGCGACGCCGTCGAACTCGGCGTTCTCGGGGTCGGTCGGCAGAACCGTGCTGTACTTCACGACGCCCTCGATTTCGCGGGCGATGGGGGTGTGTTCGTTCTGCCAGTGGTCCACGAACTCCTCGTGAGTCATCCCCTCCTTCCGGACGAGGAACGCCGAGTGCTTGTACAGCCCGTCTGTCTCGCCGTCCACCTCGTCCTTCTGAACCGTCTCCTCGCCGATGAACCGGGGCCGCTCGTCGATGGCGAGGAAGTTGTCGACGTCCTCGCGGGCCTCCTTCGCCTTGCCCTTGTCGGGGTCGTAGTCGCGGCTCCCTTCGCTACCGAGTGCGTCGTGGAGGTCATCTCGGTCCTCGAAGTAGAGTTCGGCGATACCGTCGAACTCGGCGTTCTCGGGGTCGGTCGGGAGGACGGTCTGGTAGCGCGCGACCCCTTCGATTTCGCGGGCGATGGGGGTGTGTTCGTTCTGCCAGTAGTTCACGAACTCCTCGTGAGTCATGTCGTCCTGCCGAACCAGCAACGCGACGTGCTTGTACATATTCCACCTAACAGGTGGCGCGCTCATAAAACCACGCGCAGGTCGAGACGGACCGTCCGCTCGGCGGTCCGTCAGTGCCCGCCGGAGGCGAGGTGAAGTCCCGAGATGCCGACGACGATGACGCCGATGAACCCGATTCGCGCGAGGTCGGCGGGTTCGTCGAACAGGACGATGCCGAGCGTCGCGGTTCCGACCGCCCCGATGCCGGTCCAGACCGCGTAGGCGGTCCCCACGGGAAGGTCCTCGACCGCCTTCGCGAGCAGGAGCATGCTGACTATCAGCGCGACCACGGTGGCGGCGGTCGGGACGGGTTTCGAGAGTCCGTCGGAGTACTCCAGACCCACGGCCCACGCGACTTCGAACAGACCCGCGACGAGGAGGACGTACCACGACATTCGTCCGAGGATAGCCGACCGGCGAGGCTATGTCTTGCGTTTCTCGCTGCGGGTGAGACCAGTGACTCCGGAGCGTCTACGTGTCGTAGCGGTCTTCTAGAATCAGCACAGCGAACGTCGCGGCCATGACGAGCGCTGTCGGGACGACGCCGTCCGTCACGAGTGCGGTCGTTGCACCGACGAGGAGTCCGGCGATAAGCAGACCCACACTCTTCAGGGTACCGACGGTTCCATAGTTCATGTCCGATACGTGTCCTCTCTGCGAAAGTAAACGTTGCGCTACCGGTTTCCGTCTGCGCGCCGAACCGGACTGCGCTCCCCCTTGCCGACTCTGATGCACTCGGCGACACGACAAAACTTATTCCGACGCCCTCCGGATTTCGGGACGATGCCCTCCAACTACGACAGTCGCTCGCGCGGGAGACCGCTCGGTATCACGATACTCTGCGTCCTCGGGTTCCTCGGCGTGTTCTTCTCGCTCGTCGGGATGCTCGGCGTCATCGGTCGCGGCGGCCCCTTCGCCGTTATCGGACTCGCGGGTCTCGCACTGGTCGTCGCGAAAGGAATCGTCCTCACCGGCCTCTGGTCGCTCCAGCAGTGGGGCTACAAGTGGGGAATCCGGCTGTACGCCCTCGCTGCGGTTCTCGACCTCGTGACGTTCAGCATCGTCTCGCTGATAATCGACGTGCTCATCGTCGCCTACATCGCCAGTAAGGCCGACCACTTCCGGTAGAACCGCGTCACGGCGTCTCGAGTGCGGTTTCGGTCTCGAAGTCGATGTCCACCTTCTCGTTCCAGAGTTTCGCTTCACCGTCCACGCGGACGTACACCGGTTCGCTCGCGCCGATGAGTTCGTTCGCCACGCTCTGCTGGGTCTCCGTCCGGGGTTTCGCTACGACCGTAACATCGGTCGTTCCGTGGGACTCGACCACGAACGTCGGCGTCTTCTCGTCCGGACAGGGGAGACCCTCCTCGCGAACGAAGTCGTGGTACGTTCGGTTCGCGCTGACGAGGTCCACGAAGTCACACCCCC is drawn from Halorussus sp. MSC15.2 and contains these coding sequences:
- a CDS encoding LLM class flavin-dependent oxidoreductase, with amino-acid sequence MEIGTGLFTCQRRPDDERSMTEIYDEMLTLGRAIDDAGLASAWVSEHHFAEDGYLSATMPTLGALAAETEQVELGTCIALAPLYDGVRLAEDAATVDLLSEGRLTLGLAIGSNPDEFEQFGVPREERVERMRDTTDLLRAAWSDGPLEYDAEFHDVSPDVSVTPKPESDVPVMYGGSAKPAVRRAARVADAWCAPSALSVEGVRKRVEDIRSVREEEGLRDDASEDGDEDDDFQIYVLQHGFVGESREGAWEAMKEGYFYIQRRYAEIFSGEEVEELDEERKQELKEQAVFGTPEQVVEQLEEYREALGDDVHFIFRTYHPGVGTDRMVECVERLGEEVVPHFE
- a CDS encoding EthD domain-containing protein, whose protein sequence is MYKHVALLVRQDDMTHEEFVNYWQNEHTPIAREIEGVARYQTVLPTDPENAEFDGIAELYFEDRDDLHDALGSEGSRDYDPDKGKAKEAREDVDNFLAIDERPRFIGEETVQKDEVDGETDGLYKHSAFLVRKEGMTHEEFVDHWQNEHTPIAREIEGVVKYSTVLPTDPENAEFDGVAELYFEDLEDLHDALGSEGSRDYDPDRGKAKEAREDVDNFLAIDERPRFIGRETVQKDETGD
- the sugE gene encoding quaternary ammonium compound efflux SMR transporter SugE; the encoded protein is MSWYVLLVAGLFEVAWAVGLEYSDGLSKPVPTAATVVALIVSMLLLAKAVEDLPVGTAYAVWTGIGAVGTATLGIVLFDEPADLARIGFIGVIVVGISGLHLASGGH